A genomic window from Brassica oleracea var. oleracea cultivar TO1000 chromosome C8, BOL, whole genome shotgun sequence includes:
- the LOC106312793 gene encoding protein PHR1-LIKE 1-like isoform X2, with amino-acid sequence MEARPVQRSGSRELSNLARTSSIPSTPNPSSAPEAAFMRPDHKPLGQQTYHLLSSSNGGSVGHICSSSSSGFSTNLHYSSMVSHEKHYAAASSNNDSSWCNGGFLDFPADHQAVHNSSQIEDGCIGIGAAFDDIQKPNDWQEWADHLITDEDPLLSTNWNDLLIDTSSNLDTKKSLQTIPPQPQTVQQQPSPSVSVELRPVSTTSSNSNNKARMRWTPELHEAFVEAVNSLGGSDRATPKGVLKKMKVEGLTIYHVKSHLQKYRTARYRPEPSESGSPEKKLTPLEHITALDLKGGIGITEALRLQMEVQKQLHEQLEIQRNLQLRIEEQGKYLQMMFEKQNSGLGKGTASTSDSPSKSEQEDNKKTADSEELAPEETRKCQEPESPQPKRVKTDN; translated from the exons ATGGAGGCTCGTCCGGTTCAGAGATCAGGTTCTAGAGAGCTCAGTAACCTCGCTCGCACTTCTTCAATCCCATCTACGCCAAACCCTTCTTCAGCACCAGAAGCTGCTTTCATGAGACCAGACCACAAGCCATTAGGACAACAAACCTATCACTTGCTTTCTTCCAGTAACGGTGGCTCAGTTGGACATATATGCTCTTCCTCATCATCTGGTTTCTCTACCAACCTCCATTACTCATCTATGGTGTCTCACGAGAAACACTACGCAGCAGCGTCGAGCAACAATGATAGTTCTTGGTGCAATGGAGGGTTTCTTGATTTCCCTGCAGACCACCAGGCCGTCCATAACAGCAGCCAGATTGAGGACGGTTGCATTGGTATCGGCGCGGCGTTTGATGACATTCAGAAACCAAACGATTGGCAAGAATGGGCTGACCACTTGATCACCGATGAGGATCCGTTACTATCTACTAACTGGAATGATCTCTTGATTGACACCAGTTCTAATTTAGACACGAAG AAGTCTCTGCAAACCATCCCACCGCAACCCCAGACTGTTCAGCAGCAACCTTCTCCTTCTGTGTCTGTGGAGCTGCGACCTGTCAGCACAACATCTTCAAACAGTAATAACAAGGCACGTATGCGTTGGACACCAGAGCTTCACGAGGCTTTTGTTGAGGCTGTCAACAGTCTTGGTGGCAGTGACA GAGCAACTCCTAAGGGTGTGCTGAAGAAAATGAAAGTTGAAGGGTTGACTATATATCATGTCAAAAGCCATTTACAG AAATATAGGACGGCTAGATATAGGCCAGAACCATCAGAAAGTG GCTCGCCAGAGAAGAAGCTGACACCGCTTGAACATATAACAGCTCTTGACTTGAAAGG TGGGATAGGTATTACAGAGGCTCTGCGACTTCAGATGGAAGTGCAGAAGCAACTCCATGAGCAGCTCGAG ATTCAAAGAAACTTGCAACTCCGGATAGAAGAACAAGGCAAGTACCTGCAAATGATGTTCGAGAAACAAAACTCTGGTCTCGGCAAAGGGACAGCGTCGACATCAGATTCACCATCCAAATCTGAGCAAGAAGACAACAAGAAGACCGCTGATTCAGAGGAGCTCGCACCAGAGGAGACCAGGAAATGCCAAGAGCCAGAATCTCCACAGCCAAAGCGAGTCAAAACCGACAATTGA
- the LOC106312793 gene encoding protein PHR1-LIKE 1-like isoform X1 encodes MEARPVQRSGSRELSNLARTSSIPSTPNPSSAPEAAFMRPDHKPLGQQTYHLLSSSNGGSVGHICSSSSSGFSTNLHYSSMVSHEKHYAAASSNNDSSWCNGGFLDFPADHQAVHNSSQIEDGCIGIGAAFDDIQKPNDWQEWADHLITDEDPLLSTNWNDLLIDTSSNLDTKDQKSLQTIPPQPQTVQQQPSPSVSVELRPVSTTSSNSNNKARMRWTPELHEAFVEAVNSLGGSDRATPKGVLKKMKVEGLTIYHVKSHLQKYRTARYRPEPSESGSPEKKLTPLEHITALDLKGGIGITEALRLQMEVQKQLHEQLEIQRNLQLRIEEQGKYLQMMFEKQNSGLGKGTASTSDSPSKSEQEDNKKTADSEELAPEETRKCQEPESPQPKRVKTDN; translated from the exons ATGGAGGCTCGTCCGGTTCAGAGATCAGGTTCTAGAGAGCTCAGTAACCTCGCTCGCACTTCTTCAATCCCATCTACGCCAAACCCTTCTTCAGCACCAGAAGCTGCTTTCATGAGACCAGACCACAAGCCATTAGGACAACAAACCTATCACTTGCTTTCTTCCAGTAACGGTGGCTCAGTTGGACATATATGCTCTTCCTCATCATCTGGTTTCTCTACCAACCTCCATTACTCATCTATGGTGTCTCACGAGAAACACTACGCAGCAGCGTCGAGCAACAATGATAGTTCTTGGTGCAATGGAGGGTTTCTTGATTTCCCTGCAGACCACCAGGCCGTCCATAACAGCAGCCAGATTGAGGACGGTTGCATTGGTATCGGCGCGGCGTTTGATGACATTCAGAAACCAAACGATTGGCAAGAATGGGCTGACCACTTGATCACCGATGAGGATCCGTTACTATCTACTAACTGGAATGATCTCTTGATTGACACCAGTTCTAATTTAGACACGAAG GACCAGAAGTCTCTGCAAACCATCCCACCGCAACCCCAGACTGTTCAGCAGCAACCTTCTCCTTCTGTGTCTGTGGAGCTGCGACCTGTCAGCACAACATCTTCAAACAGTAATAACAAGGCACGTATGCGTTGGACACCAGAGCTTCACGAGGCTTTTGTTGAGGCTGTCAACAGTCTTGGTGGCAGTGACA GAGCAACTCCTAAGGGTGTGCTGAAGAAAATGAAAGTTGAAGGGTTGACTATATATCATGTCAAAAGCCATTTACAG AAATATAGGACGGCTAGATATAGGCCAGAACCATCAGAAAGTG GCTCGCCAGAGAAGAAGCTGACACCGCTTGAACATATAACAGCTCTTGACTTGAAAGG TGGGATAGGTATTACAGAGGCTCTGCGACTTCAGATGGAAGTGCAGAAGCAACTCCATGAGCAGCTCGAG ATTCAAAGAAACTTGCAACTCCGGATAGAAGAACAAGGCAAGTACCTGCAAATGATGTTCGAGAAACAAAACTCTGGTCTCGGCAAAGGGACAGCGTCGACATCAGATTCACCATCCAAATCTGAGCAAGAAGACAACAAGAAGACCGCTGATTCAGAGGAGCTCGCACCAGAGGAGACCAGGAAATGCCAAGAGCCAGAATCTCCACAGCCAAAGCGAGTCAAAACCGACAATTGA
- the LOC106312793 gene encoding protein PHR1-LIKE 1-like isoform X3, which translates to MEARPVQRSGSRELSNLARTSSIPSTPNPSSAPEAAFMRPDHKPLGQQTYHLLSSSNGGSVGHICSSSSSGFSTNLHYSSMVSHEKHYAAASSNNDSSWCNGGFLDFPADHQAVHNSSQIEDGCIGIGAAFDDIQKPNDWQEWADHLITDEDPLLSTNWNDLLIDTSSNLDTKSLQTIPPQPQTVQQQPSPSVSVELRPVSTTSSNSNNKARMRWTPELHEAFVEAVNSLGGSDRATPKGVLKKMKVEGLTIYHVKSHLQKYRTARYRPEPSESGSPEKKLTPLEHITALDLKGGIGITEALRLQMEVQKQLHEQLEIQRNLQLRIEEQGKYLQMMFEKQNSGLGKGTASTSDSPSKSEQEDNKKTADSEELAPEETRKCQEPESPQPKRVKTDN; encoded by the exons ATGGAGGCTCGTCCGGTTCAGAGATCAGGTTCTAGAGAGCTCAGTAACCTCGCTCGCACTTCTTCAATCCCATCTACGCCAAACCCTTCTTCAGCACCAGAAGCTGCTTTCATGAGACCAGACCACAAGCCATTAGGACAACAAACCTATCACTTGCTTTCTTCCAGTAACGGTGGCTCAGTTGGACATATATGCTCTTCCTCATCATCTGGTTTCTCTACCAACCTCCATTACTCATCTATGGTGTCTCACGAGAAACACTACGCAGCAGCGTCGAGCAACAATGATAGTTCTTGGTGCAATGGAGGGTTTCTTGATTTCCCTGCAGACCACCAGGCCGTCCATAACAGCAGCCAGATTGAGGACGGTTGCATTGGTATCGGCGCGGCGTTTGATGACATTCAGAAACCAAACGATTGGCAAGAATGGGCTGACCACTTGATCACCGATGAGGATCCGTTACTATCTACTAACTGGAATGATCTCTTGATTGACACCAGTTCTAATTTAGACACGAAG TCTCTGCAAACCATCCCACCGCAACCCCAGACTGTTCAGCAGCAACCTTCTCCTTCTGTGTCTGTGGAGCTGCGACCTGTCAGCACAACATCTTCAAACAGTAATAACAAGGCACGTATGCGTTGGACACCAGAGCTTCACGAGGCTTTTGTTGAGGCTGTCAACAGTCTTGGTGGCAGTGACA GAGCAACTCCTAAGGGTGTGCTGAAGAAAATGAAAGTTGAAGGGTTGACTATATATCATGTCAAAAGCCATTTACAG AAATATAGGACGGCTAGATATAGGCCAGAACCATCAGAAAGTG GCTCGCCAGAGAAGAAGCTGACACCGCTTGAACATATAACAGCTCTTGACTTGAAAGG TGGGATAGGTATTACAGAGGCTCTGCGACTTCAGATGGAAGTGCAGAAGCAACTCCATGAGCAGCTCGAG ATTCAAAGAAACTTGCAACTCCGGATAGAAGAACAAGGCAAGTACCTGCAAATGATGTTCGAGAAACAAAACTCTGGTCTCGGCAAAGGGACAGCGTCGACATCAGATTCACCATCCAAATCTGAGCAAGAAGACAACAAGAAGACCGCTGATTCAGAGGAGCTCGCACCAGAGGAGACCAGGAAATGCCAAGAGCCAGAATCTCCACAGCCAAAGCGAGTCAAAACCGACAATTGA